Proteins co-encoded in one Opitutus terrae PB90-1 genomic window:
- a CDS encoding uroporphyrinogen decarboxylase family protein has protein sequence MKPAQWETFKKAARLEKLDQIPMAMIIDSPWIPGYVGVSHMDFFLNPEVWFQSHWKIHQEYPDIIFVPGWWMEYGMAAEPSVMGSKIKFWQDNTPSEYPMLFNIEDVEKLPEYEVENDAFMALTLQRIRMQKQRVFGTGEIMPIVTSRGPMCTAGFARGTTELMIDLVEKPEWAHKLLDLCTRLIIDWLKAQEKAIGRDVEGIFLLDDIVGFVNEEHYQEFCHPYLKRICDAFPKDWVKIYHNDAEVQACLDYLPDVGFNVLNWGKQTDIAEVKERVGKRMCLMGNVNPLEVGVRGTPEEVRAATLDVLEKGGSEGRGMILSVGGGTSPGMPRANILAMQAALKEFNQAHFGRG, from the coding sequence ATGAAACCCGCACAATGGGAGACCTTCAAAAAAGCTGCCCGGCTGGAGAAGCTGGACCAAATTCCGATGGCCATGATCATCGACAGCCCGTGGATCCCGGGCTACGTCGGCGTCAGCCACATGGATTTCTTCCTGAATCCGGAAGTCTGGTTCCAATCGCATTGGAAGATTCACCAGGAGTATCCGGACATCATCTTCGTGCCGGGCTGGTGGATGGAATACGGCATGGCCGCCGAACCTTCGGTGATGGGTTCGAAGATCAAGTTCTGGCAGGACAACACGCCGAGTGAGTATCCGATGCTCTTCAACATCGAAGACGTCGAGAAGCTGCCGGAATACGAGGTCGAGAACGACGCGTTCATGGCGCTCACGCTGCAGCGGATTCGGATGCAGAAGCAGCGCGTGTTCGGCACCGGCGAGATCATGCCGATCGTCACCTCACGCGGGCCGATGTGCACCGCGGGCTTCGCGCGCGGCACGACGGAGCTGATGATTGACCTCGTCGAAAAACCCGAGTGGGCGCACAAGCTCCTCGATCTCTGCACGCGGCTCATCATCGACTGGCTGAAGGCGCAGGAGAAGGCGATCGGACGCGACGTCGAGGGCATCTTCCTCCTGGACGACATCGTCGGCTTCGTGAACGAGGAGCATTACCAGGAGTTCTGTCACCCGTATCTGAAGCGGATCTGCGATGCGTTTCCGAAGGACTGGGTCAAGATCTACCACAACGACGCGGAGGTACAGGCATGCCTCGATTACCTGCCGGACGTTGGGTTCAACGTGCTCAACTGGGGCAAGCAGACCGACATCGCCGAAGTGAAGGAGCGCGTCGGAAAGAGAATGTGCCTGATGGGCAACGTGAATCCGCTCGAGGTCGGCGTGCGCGGCACGCCGGAGGAGGTGCGCGCGGCGACGCTCGACGTGCTCGAGAAAGGCGGCAGCGAGGGCCGCGGGATGATTCTGTCGGTCGGCGGCGGCACGAGCCCCGGTATGCCCCGTGCCAACATCCTCGCGATGCAGGCCGCGTTGAAGGAATTCAACCAAGCTCATTTCGGCCGCGGCTGA
- a CDS encoding LacI family DNA-binding transcriptional regulator, whose product MNLRHLARLAQLSPSAVSLALRDSPKISVATRKLVRELADKTGYRPDAKVVAMMTHLRKPRAVRQQACFGVVSFYNHPRPWETSKHLTRIYEGMQKRATELGYRLEPLWLRAPGMTYRRFRTILDARGIEGLLCFGSPDLEQDFPEELDSYAIVTVGLSIRTRLHRITSHFYNDTMHVLNRLHALGYRRPGLVVGRYEEARSGHAHTSAYLGWCEHRLGPGQSLPVHLVEHVDAKPLLEWLRRQRPDVLVFVHLYDVLPELRAVLRKNELSVPQQLGVAALSQFLEGSGFSGLQQNQPLMGAWAVELLAARIANHDLGIPANPRIEMVESHWVENHSLRSQLSVNS is encoded by the coding sequence ATGAACCTCCGTCACCTCGCCCGGCTGGCGCAGCTTTCGCCTTCGGCCGTCTCGCTGGCCCTGCGCGACAGCCCGAAGATTTCCGTGGCGACGCGGAAGCTCGTGCGCGAGCTGGCGGACAAGACCGGCTATCGCCCGGACGCCAAGGTGGTCGCAATGATGACCCACCTGCGCAAGCCGCGCGCCGTGCGGCAGCAGGCCTGTTTCGGGGTGGTGTCGTTCTACAACCACCCGCGGCCGTGGGAGACCTCGAAGCATCTCACGCGGATCTACGAGGGGATGCAGAAGCGCGCGACCGAGCTCGGCTATCGGCTCGAGCCGTTGTGGCTGCGCGCGCCGGGAATGACCTACCGGCGGTTTCGCACGATCCTCGACGCCCGTGGAATCGAAGGGCTGCTGTGCTTCGGCAGTCCGGATCTCGAACAGGACTTTCCCGAGGAGCTGGATTCCTACGCGATCGTGACCGTCGGCCTTAGCATCCGGACGCGGCTGCACCGAATCACGAGCCATTTCTACAATGACACCATGCACGTGCTGAACCGCCTGCACGCGCTGGGCTACCGCCGGCCTGGTCTTGTCGTGGGCCGGTACGAGGAGGCACGGAGCGGCCACGCGCATACGTCCGCGTATCTCGGCTGGTGCGAACATCGGCTCGGGCCGGGGCAGTCGCTGCCGGTGCATCTGGTGGAGCACGTCGACGCGAAGCCGCTGTTGGAATGGCTGCGCCGGCAGCGGCCGGACGTGCTGGTGTTTGTTCACCTCTACGACGTACTGCCCGAACTGCGCGCGGTGCTGCGCAAAAACGAGCTGAGCGTGCCGCAGCAGCTCGGGGTGGCGGCGCTGAGCCAGTTTCTCGAAGGCTCGGGCTTTTCGGGACTGCAGCAGAACCAGCCGTTAATGGGCGCGTGGGCGGTGGAGCTGCTGGCGGCGCGCATCGCGAACCACGACCTCGGCATCCCGGCGAATCCTCGGATCGAGATGGTCGAGAGCCACTGGGTCGAGAATCACTCGCTGCGAAGCCAATTGTCGGTCAACAGTTGA
- a CDS encoding glycosyl hydrolase 115 family protein, which produces MNKTSTRRRLGWLWLLVACACLSAFTPQAQATVGDERFATFAPAPGAFPLVHEGRAATLLVDSQDHAGVWRVAGDLQADIARVSGVKADLRRDDWNARPAAVIIGTIGKSRMIDQLVREKKIDGTRIAGKWEAFLVQVVAAPLPGIDQALVITGSDKRGTIYGVYSVSEQIGVSPWYWWADVPVQKHASVFIRPVRHINEGPAVQYRGIFLNDEAPALTGWVYEKFGKFDHTFYQHVFELILRLRGNYLWPAMWQPRAFNDDDPLNPQLADEYGIVMGTSHHEPLMRAHAEWDRYGKGPWNYEKNIAVLREFWRGGLERVKDKEKIISIGMRGDGDEPMSEQENVALLERIVADQRQIIGDVMGQKPQDVPQLWALYKEVQGYYERGMRVPDDVILLWCDDNWGNIRRLPTPEEQKRAGGAGIYYHFDYVGGPRNYKWLNTIPLTKIWEQMHLAWTYQANRIWIVNVGDLKPMEFPIEFFLDYAWNPSRWPYEQLPAYTQTWAAREFGAEHAAEVAALIDGYTKLNGRRKPEMLAPDTLSMVNYREAERVLTEWRDLTARAEQLNLALPAESRDAFYQLVLYPVKASGVVQEIQVAAGLNRLYALQGRAAANAQSARVRELFDLDQKLVDDYHELGGGRWNHMMDQSNMGYTYWQTPNLEVAPAVSEVRPYAEASPAIAIEGSEKSWSSYGAGRAVLPPLHVVAGGTRWIEVFNRGLKPFEYKVSADQSWVTLTPASGEVTDLVRVEVGVDWKAAPRGDAKATLTVVANSETFAVDLPVENPDLTGVNGFLESDRHIAIEAPHFARAIGAGEIQWKTLPDFGRTLGGVTVMPVTAAKQAPGGNSPRLEYDVVTSSLGEVTVELHCAPSLDFQPGYGLQFAVSFDDEQPQVVNLDTWATLQTWEKAVGDGVRKVTTRHKLETRGQHVLKFWMITPGVVLERVIIDAGGVRPSYLGPVESPRVGEPVQ; this is translated from the coding sequence ATGAACAAGACATCAACGCGTCGTCGCCTCGGATGGCTGTGGTTGCTCGTAGCGTGCGCCTGCCTGAGTGCCTTCACCCCGCAAGCGCAAGCCACCGTAGGGGACGAGCGGTTCGCGACGTTTGCACCGGCGCCAGGCGCATTTCCGCTGGTGCACGAAGGTCGCGCGGCGACGCTGCTCGTCGACAGCCAGGATCACGCGGGCGTGTGGCGGGTCGCGGGCGACCTGCAGGCGGACATCGCGCGCGTGAGCGGCGTCAAAGCCGATCTGCGCCGCGACGACTGGAACGCGCGCCCGGCCGCCGTGATCATTGGCACGATCGGCAAGAGCCGGATGATTGATCAGCTGGTGCGGGAAAAGAAAATCGATGGGACACGGATTGCCGGAAAATGGGAGGCGTTTCTCGTGCAGGTCGTCGCGGCGCCGCTGCCCGGGATCGACCAGGCGCTCGTGATCACCGGCAGCGACAAGCGGGGCACGATTTATGGCGTCTACAGTGTCTCCGAGCAGATCGGCGTTTCGCCGTGGTATTGGTGGGCCGACGTGCCGGTGCAGAAACACGCGTCGGTGTTCATCCGGCCGGTTCGGCACATCAACGAGGGTCCGGCGGTGCAGTATCGCGGGATCTTCCTCAATGACGAGGCGCCCGCGCTGACCGGCTGGGTTTACGAGAAGTTCGGCAAGTTCGACCACACGTTTTATCAGCACGTGTTCGAGCTGATCCTGCGGCTCCGGGGCAACTACCTCTGGCCGGCGATGTGGCAGCCGCGGGCGTTCAACGACGACGATCCGCTCAACCCACAGCTGGCCGACGAGTATGGCATCGTCATGGGCACGTCGCACCACGAGCCGCTGATGCGCGCGCACGCGGAGTGGGACCGTTACGGGAAGGGCCCTTGGAACTACGAAAAGAACATCGCGGTGCTGCGCGAGTTCTGGCGCGGCGGGCTGGAACGCGTGAAGGATAAGGAGAAGATCATCTCCATCGGCATGCGCGGCGATGGCGACGAGCCGATGTCGGAACAGGAAAACGTCGCGCTGCTCGAACGGATCGTGGCGGATCAGCGGCAGATCATCGGCGACGTGATGGGCCAAAAGCCACAGGACGTTCCGCAGCTCTGGGCGCTCTACAAGGAAGTGCAGGGGTACTACGAGCGCGGGATGCGCGTGCCGGACGACGTGATCCTGCTTTGGTGCGACGACAATTGGGGCAACATTCGCCGACTGCCGACACCGGAGGAACAAAAGCGGGCCGGCGGCGCAGGCATCTATTACCACTTCGATTACGTGGGCGGACCGCGAAACTACAAATGGCTGAACACCATTCCGCTCACCAAAATTTGGGAGCAGATGCACCTCGCGTGGACGTACCAGGCCAACCGGATCTGGATCGTGAACGTGGGCGACCTGAAGCCGATGGAGTTCCCGATCGAGTTCTTCCTCGACTATGCGTGGAACCCGAGCCGCTGGCCCTACGAGCAGCTGCCGGCGTACACGCAGACCTGGGCGGCGCGCGAGTTCGGGGCGGAGCACGCGGCGGAAGTGGCCGCGCTGATCGACGGCTACACGAAACTCAACGGCCGGCGAAAGCCGGAGATGCTCGCGCCGGACACATTGAGCATGGTGAACTACCGCGAGGCCGAGCGCGTGCTGACGGAATGGCGTGATCTGACCGCCCGAGCGGAGCAGCTCAACCTAGCACTGCCAGCGGAGTCGCGTGATGCGTTCTACCAGCTCGTGCTTTATCCCGTGAAGGCGAGCGGAGTGGTGCAGGAAATCCAGGTGGCCGCAGGCCTGAACCGGCTCTACGCGCTGCAAGGGCGCGCGGCAGCCAACGCGCAGTCGGCCCGCGTGCGCGAGCTCTTCGACCTCGATCAGAAGCTGGTCGACGATTACCACGAGCTCGGTGGTGGCCGCTGGAATCATATGATGGACCAGAGCAACATGGGCTACACTTACTGGCAGACGCCCAACCTCGAGGTGGCGCCCGCCGTCAGCGAAGTCCGGCCCTACGCCGAGGCGTCTCCGGCGATCGCGATCGAAGGTTCAGAAAAATCGTGGTCCTCGTACGGGGCCGGTCGCGCCGTGCTGCCTCCCCTGCACGTGGTGGCCGGCGGCACGCGCTGGATCGAGGTGTTCAATCGTGGACTGAAACCTTTCGAGTACAAAGTCAGCGCGGATCAGTCGTGGGTCACGCTCACGCCTGCGAGCGGTGAGGTGACTGACCTGGTACGCGTCGAGGTCGGTGTAGACTGGAAAGCCGCGCCGCGCGGCGATGCCAAGGCGACGCTCACCGTCGTGGCGAACAGCGAGACATTTGCGGTCGATCTGCCGGTGGAGAATCCCGATCTCACGGGCGTGAACGGATTTCTCGAGTCGGACCGCCACATTGCGATCGAAGCGCCGCATTTTGCGCGGGCGATCGGCGCGGGCGAGATCCAGTGGAAGACGCTGCCGGATTTCGGCCGCACGCTGGGCGGCGTGACGGTGATGCCGGTCACGGCTGCGAAGCAGGCGCCGGGCGGCAACTCGCCGCGGCTCGAATACGACGTAGTGACGAGCTCCCTTGGTGAGGTCACCGTGGAGCTGCACTGCGCGCCCTCGCTGGATTTCCAGCCGGGCTACGGGCTGCAGTTCGCCGTTTCCTTCGATGATGAGCAGCCCCAGGTGGTGAATCTCGACACGTGGGCGACGCTGCAGACTTGGGAAAAGGCCGTAGGCGACGGCGTGCGCAAGGTCACCACCCGGCACAAGCTGGAGACACGCGGTCAGCACGTGCTGAAGTTCTGGATGATCACTCCCGGCGTGGTGCTCGAGCGCGTGATCATCGATGCCGGCGGGGTGCGGCCGAGCTATCTTGGGCCGGTCGAGAGCCCGCGGGTGGGCGAGCCAGTGCAGTAG
- a CDS encoding YihY/virulence factor BrkB family protein: MSTTKPETSSRASHRRGQTARGRRADAPGDLPAPGWRDVLLRTKNELAKDNLSIVAAGVAFYCFMAFVPMLGAIVSTYGLVADPVQVSEHAEALAQVVPAEVMPLLREQMQRLTSAGEAAGIGALVSLLLAVYASAKATKALITGLNIAYDEEERRGFVRLQAVALALTLGAVLGAVLALGLVAVLPSVAGHLGWSDAAGTAVNWLRWPLLVGGFMLGLGVLYRFGPSRNPPQWRWLSAGAVVATGLWIVASLGFSFYVSTLGNYEKTYGSLGALVVFLLWLYLTGYVVLLGAELNAEMERQTEKDTTAGEPKPLGQRDAYSADTVGPTPE; the protein is encoded by the coding sequence ATGAGCACGACGAAGCCAGAGACCTCAAGCCGCGCCAGCCACCGGCGCGGGCAGACCGCGCGCGGCCGGCGGGCGGACGCCCCCGGCGACCTCCCCGCGCCGGGATGGCGCGATGTTTTGCTTAGAACCAAGAATGAACTCGCGAAAGACAATCTCTCGATCGTCGCCGCGGGGGTGGCATTCTATTGCTTCATGGCGTTCGTGCCGATGCTGGGCGCCATCGTGTCGACCTATGGCCTGGTCGCCGATCCCGTGCAGGTGAGCGAGCACGCCGAGGCGCTGGCGCAGGTGGTGCCGGCTGAGGTGATGCCTTTGCTGCGCGAACAGATGCAACGGCTCACGTCCGCGGGTGAGGCAGCCGGCATCGGCGCGCTGGTCAGTTTGCTCCTCGCGGTGTATGCCAGCGCCAAGGCCACCAAGGCGTTGATCACGGGATTGAACATCGCCTACGACGAAGAGGAGCGTCGGGGATTCGTGCGGCTGCAAGCGGTGGCCCTTGCGCTCACGCTGGGCGCGGTGCTCGGCGCGGTGCTGGCGCTCGGACTGGTGGCGGTACTGCCATCCGTGGCCGGACATTTGGGTTGGTCGGACGCGGCGGGGACGGCGGTGAACTGGCTGCGATGGCCGCTGCTCGTGGGTGGGTTCATGCTCGGACTCGGAGTGCTGTACCGGTTCGGACCAAGCCGGAATCCGCCGCAATGGCGATGGTTGAGCGCGGGAGCGGTCGTGGCCACGGGCTTGTGGATCGTGGCGTCGCTCGGGTTTTCGTTTTATGTGAGCACCCTCGGCAATTACGAGAAAACCTACGGTTCGCTGGGAGCGCTGGTGGTGTTTCTGCTTTGGCTGTATCTGACCGGGTATGTGGTTTTGCTCGGCGCCGAACTGAATGCCGAAATGGAACGTCAGACGGAGAAGGACACGACTGCGGGCGAGCCGAAACCGCTCGGCCAGCGCGATGCCTATTCGGCGGACACGGTCGGGCCCACGCCCGAATAG
- a CDS encoding DUF3618 domain-containing protein, with the protein MNPQPELQSDALRSEIDSTRERMDETIDALGNRLQGRHLLDEVIGFFRGRSDNSERPAVGERLAHSAENALHSVVNTVKAHPVPTLMIGAGLAFLVYEARSRRRHDGMNDDAPDSSTRYLEDSIGTYPEGFAPTGETGEDTGGLGDKASTVAGQAKEKLSQLGDKARHQMATVRERGREKLDTAREKLGRMTAGVQARSQELYATTRQRVVTTADQHPLEVALGCFAAGVIIGLALPTPAVVNRKLGPRVDQLRDRTRAAGSELLEKGKRVVEAATHAAKVEAKTQGLSVAKLRGEGGRAPEENANAAGGSSTSNESVAPGASGITPAI; encoded by the coding sequence ATGAATCCACAACCTGAACTTCAGTCCGACGCGCTGCGTTCGGAAATCGACAGCACCCGCGAACGCATGGACGAGACGATCGATGCGCTCGGCAACCGGCTGCAGGGCCGCCATCTCCTCGACGAAGTGATCGGGTTTTTCCGCGGCCGCAGTGACAACAGCGAACGCCCGGCCGTGGGCGAGCGGCTGGCCCACTCCGCCGAGAATGCACTGCATTCCGTCGTCAACACGGTGAAGGCGCATCCCGTGCCGACATTGATGATTGGTGCGGGGCTGGCCTTCCTCGTGTACGAAGCGCGCTCCCGGCGCCGGCACGACGGCATGAACGACGACGCCCCGGACTCGAGCACGCGCTATCTGGAAGACAGCATCGGCACGTACCCGGAGGGGTTTGCACCCACCGGGGAAACGGGCGAGGACACCGGCGGCTTGGGCGACAAGGCCTCGACGGTGGCGGGCCAGGCGAAGGAAAAACTCTCCCAGTTGGGAGACAAGGCGCGCCACCAGATGGCCACGGTACGCGAACGCGGCCGCGAGAAACTGGATACGGCGCGCGAGAAGCTCGGCCGAATGACCGCAGGCGTGCAGGCCCGCAGCCAGGAACTTTACGCCACAACCCGGCAGCGAGTGGTGACGACCGCCGATCAGCATCCGCTCGAAGTCGCGCTTGGCTGCTTCGCCGCCGGCGTGATCATCGGGCTCGCCCTGCCGACGCCCGCCGTGGTGAACCGGAAACTCGGGCCGCGCGTTGATCAACTGCGTGATCGCACCCGCGCCGCCGGCTCGGAATTGCTCGAGAAAGGCAAACGCGTCGTCGAAGCGGCCACGCACGCTGCCAAGGTCGAAGCCAAGACGCAGGGCCTATCGGTGGCGAAGCTGCGCGGGGAGGGCGGTCGCGCGCCGGAAGAAAATGCCAATGCGGCCGGTGGCTCCTCGACGAGCAACGAGTCTGTTGCGCCCGGCGCTTCGGGCATCACCCCCGCCATTTAA
- a CDS encoding phage holin family protein: MSTDNPTGSTLASLLRDLRDEAATLVRQQAALAKTELKENLGRLGSHVAQIAIGGLVAFTGVIVLLIGLGLLIGLVLARAGLDEDTARWLGTTLVGLVVAVVGWAMLNRARKALADDPLMPRQTIQTLKEDQQWVQDKLHHPHESTT; encoded by the coding sequence ATGAGCACCGACAATCCTACGGGTAGCACGCTCGCGAGCCTGTTGCGCGATTTGCGCGACGAAGCGGCGACGCTTGTTCGGCAGCAAGCGGCCTTGGCCAAGACGGAGCTGAAGGAAAACCTCGGTCGGCTCGGCAGCCACGTGGCGCAAATTGCGATCGGCGGCCTGGTGGCCTTCACGGGCGTGATCGTGTTGCTCATCGGGCTCGGCCTGTTGATCGGTCTCGTGCTGGCGCGAGCCGGCCTGGATGAAGACACCGCGCGGTGGCTGGGCACGACGCTCGTCGGCCTTGTGGTCGCGGTCGTCGGCTGGGCGATGCTCAATCGCGCGCGCAAGGCGCTCGCTGACGATCCGCTGATGCCGCGGCAAACCATTCAAACCCTCAAAGAGGACCAGCAGTGGGTCCAAGACAAACTCCATCACCCCCATGAATCCACAACCTGA
- a CDS encoding ASKHA domain-containing protein — translation MSVQLHVNHRTCDAPAGGSLFDYATSVGVQVPTSCNKQGRCKECVVEVTEGMERLSERVPAEQHLKGAFRLSCCTRVIADEGTVRCHTMRRGEMRIEKHAFALPVQRQAWQLDPAVTRDGERILLDGQEIARSPGAMHGLAIDLGTTTVVIRLLNLETGEVIADSSFENPQRFGGSDVMARIQYDTEDRTKTLQRTLVGYLSHAIQELPVDPQSIYEVVLAGNSTMRDLFFRLSVYSIGQSPYRSITELELAEGKRATTSLAVEAKRLGLPIHPKARVYGLPIISGHVGADAAACMLAVDLAHEERTVAIMDIGTNTELIVGNKHRVLAASCPAGPAFEGGQITFGMPGLPGAIEKVAIAEGGAVRVGVIGDGAPEGLCGSGLVDLLGELLRTGRINALGRFEHGPEEFVVAQGADQPVTFSEADINALAQAKGANVAGLQIAFAEYGIRPADLEVFYLAGGFGRHLNIESAKRIGLIPNLPAERILQVGNASVEGACIALLSRTKRAELEQLVRRVTHCRLETHPGFFDFFVEGCQFGPVGGVEVSEP, via the coding sequence ATGAGCGTCCAACTGCACGTCAACCATCGCACATGCGACGCGCCGGCGGGCGGGTCGCTGTTCGATTACGCGACGAGCGTGGGCGTGCAGGTTCCGACCTCGTGCAACAAGCAGGGCCGCTGCAAGGAGTGCGTGGTCGAAGTCACGGAGGGCATGGAGCGGCTGTCGGAGCGCGTGCCAGCAGAGCAGCATCTCAAGGGCGCGTTTCGGCTGTCCTGCTGCACGCGAGTGATCGCGGACGAGGGCACGGTGCGCTGCCACACGATGCGGCGCGGCGAGATGCGAATCGAGAAGCACGCCTTCGCGTTGCCGGTGCAGCGTCAGGCCTGGCAGCTCGATCCGGCGGTCACGCGCGACGGAGAGCGAATCCTGTTGGACGGCCAGGAAATTGCGCGGAGCCCTGGGGCGATGCACGGGCTCGCGATCGATCTCGGCACGACGACGGTCGTGATCCGGTTGCTGAACCTGGAGACCGGCGAGGTGATCGCCGATTCGTCGTTCGAGAATCCGCAGCGGTTCGGCGGCTCCGACGTGATGGCGCGGATCCAATACGACACCGAAGATCGCACGAAGACGCTGCAGCGCACGCTGGTCGGCTATCTCAGCCACGCGATCCAGGAATTGCCGGTCGATCCGCAGTCGATCTACGAGGTGGTGCTCGCGGGCAACTCGACGATGCGGGACCTGTTTTTCCGGCTGTCGGTTTACTCGATCGGCCAGAGCCCGTATCGGTCGATCACCGAACTTGAACTCGCCGAGGGGAAGCGCGCGACCACCAGCCTCGCCGTCGAGGCGAAGCGGCTCGGGCTGCCGATCCATCCGAAGGCGCGCGTCTATGGTTTGCCGATCATCAGCGGTCACGTCGGTGCAGACGCGGCGGCGTGCATGCTGGCGGTCGATCTCGCGCACGAGGAGCGAACAGTGGCCATCATGGACATCGGCACGAACACCGAGCTGATCGTCGGCAACAAGCATCGCGTACTCGCGGCGTCGTGTCCGGCCGGTCCGGCGTTCGAGGGCGGACAAATCACGTTCGGCATGCCGGGATTGCCCGGCGCGATCGAGAAGGTCGCGATCGCGGAGGGCGGCGCGGTGCGTGTCGGCGTGATCGGAGACGGCGCGCCCGAGGGGCTCTGCGGCTCGGGGCTCGTGGATCTTTTGGGCGAGTTGCTGCGCACGGGCCGGATCAACGCGCTCGGGCGATTCGAGCACGGACCGGAGGAATTCGTCGTCGCGCAGGGAGCGGATCAGCCGGTCACCTTCAGCGAGGCGGACATCAACGCGCTCGCGCAGGCTAAAGGCGCGAACGTCGCCGGTCTGCAGATCGCGTTCGCGGAATACGGCATCAGGCCGGCCGATCTCGAGGTGTTCTATCTCGCGGGCGGATTTGGCCGGCACCTCAACATCGAATCGGCGAAGCGAATCGGGCTGATTCCGAACCTCCCGGCCGAGCGGATCCTGCAGGTCGGAAACGCGTCGGTAGAGGGCGCGTGCATTGCGCTGCTTTCCCGCACCAAACGCGCAGAGTTGGAGCAGCTCGTGCGGCGCGTCACGCATTGCCGGCTCGAGACGCATCCCGGCTTTTTCGATTTTTTCGTCGAGGGCTGTCAGTTCGGTCCCGTCGGTGGAGTGGAGGTGAGCGAACCATGA
- a CDS encoding mannonate dehydratase: protein MKLGLGLYRHMLTRENFLFARQAGATHIVAHLVDYFRGGATKSRDDQPTGTDRGWGLAGDPAKLWTLEELVALRRDVEAAGLKLEAIENFDPAHWHDVLLDGPRRAEHIENVKTILRRLGEAGIPIMGYNFSIAGVAGRTTGPYARGGAPSVGMEGPYDLPMPNGMVWNMIYDENAPQGTLASITHEELWRRCRAFLDEVLPVAEEAGVKLAAHPDDPPMPTVRGQPRLVYQPQLYQKLLDLNPSPANTLEFCIGSLAEMAEGDIYEIVDIYSRTGRLGYVHFRNITGKVPTYKETFIDDGDVDMLRVLEILRRNGFDGVLIPDHTPAMSCAAPWHAGMAFAMGYMKGAMRALGIS, encoded by the coding sequence ATGAAACTCGGCCTCGGGCTTTATCGCCACATGCTGACGCGTGAGAATTTTCTGTTCGCGCGCCAAGCGGGTGCGACGCACATCGTCGCCCATCTCGTCGACTATTTTCGCGGCGGCGCGACCAAGTCGCGCGACGACCAACCCACCGGCACCGATCGCGGTTGGGGCCTCGCGGGCGATCCCGCGAAGCTGTGGACGCTCGAGGAACTCGTCGCCCTGCGACGCGACGTCGAGGCGGCCGGGCTGAAGCTCGAGGCGATCGAGAACTTCGATCCGGCGCACTGGCACGACGTGCTGCTCGATGGTCCGCGCCGCGCCGAGCACATCGAGAACGTGAAGACGATTCTCCGCCGGTTGGGTGAGGCCGGAATTCCGATCATGGGCTACAACTTCAGCATCGCCGGCGTGGCGGGACGGACCACCGGACCCTACGCGCGTGGTGGGGCGCCGTCGGTCGGTATGGAGGGCCCGTACGATCTTCCCATGCCCAACGGGATGGTCTGGAACATGATTTACGACGAGAACGCGCCGCAGGGCACGCTTGCGTCGATCACGCACGAGGAACTCTGGCGGCGCTGCCGGGCGTTTCTCGACGAGGTGCTGCCGGTGGCGGAGGAAGCGGGCGTGAAGCTCGCCGCGCATCCCGACGACCCGCCGATGCCAACCGTGCGCGGCCAGCCGCGCCTGGTTTACCAGCCGCAGCTCTACCAAAAGCTGCTCGACCTGAATCCGAGTCCGGCGAACACGTTGGAATTCTGCATCGGTTCGCTCGCGGAGATGGCCGAGGGTGACATTTACGAGATCGTCGACATCTACAGCCGGACGGGGCGGCTCGGCTACGTCCATTTCCGCAACATCACCGGCAAGGTGCCAACCTACAAGGAGACCTTCATCGACGACGGCGACGTCGACATGCTGCGCGTGCTGGAAATCCTGCGACGCAACGGATTCGACGGCGTGCTGATTCCCGATCATACGCCCGCGATGAGCTGCGCGGCGCCGTGGCACGCCGGGATGGCGTTCGCGATGGGTTACATGAAGGGGGCAATGAGGGCGCTGGGGATTTCGTGA